In Agrobacterium sp. RAC06, a single window of DNA contains:
- the cydB gene encoding cytochrome d ubiquinol oxidase subunit II, which produces MPIDLPFIWAGIIAFAVLAYVILDGFDLGVGILFPFFPEKHEKDLMMNSVAPVWDGNETWLVLGGGGLLAVFPLAYATILPALYAPLIIMLLGLIFRGVAFEYRWRTKRAEHLWNWAFAGGSFVAAFFQGVALGALVQGIPVANRAYSGGWWDWLTPFSLATGAALVIGYALLGATWLVMKTEGEISDRARSFALPLSFATVGAMGVFSLWTPWLEPLYFERWFKFPTLIFSIIVPVLVLGCLYVIVNGLRKGHDARPFLAALGLFVLGYAGIGISFYPYIVPTSLTIWEAAAPDESLAFLLYGAVILVPMILGYTAYAYWVFRGKLNPDEGYH; this is translated from the coding sequence ATGCCCATTGATCTTCCCTTCATCTGGGCCGGCATCATCGCCTTTGCAGTGCTTGCCTATGTCATCCTCGACGGTTTCGATCTCGGCGTGGGTATCCTCTTTCCCTTCTTCCCGGAGAAGCATGAGAAGGATCTGATGATGAACTCGGTGGCGCCCGTCTGGGACGGCAACGAGACCTGGCTGGTGCTCGGGGGCGGCGGGCTGCTCGCGGTCTTCCCGCTCGCCTATGCGACGATCCTGCCCGCCCTCTACGCGCCGCTGATCATCATGCTGCTTGGGCTGATCTTCCGGGGCGTCGCCTTCGAATACCGTTGGCGTACGAAGCGGGCGGAGCATCTCTGGAACTGGGCTTTTGCCGGCGGTTCCTTCGTTGCGGCCTTCTTCCAGGGCGTGGCGCTCGGGGCGCTGGTGCAGGGCATTCCGGTTGCAAACCGCGCCTATTCCGGCGGCTGGTGGGACTGGCTGACGCCGTTTTCGCTTGCGACCGGTGCCGCTCTCGTCATCGGTTATGCGCTTCTCGGCGCGACCTGGCTCGTGATGAAGACGGAAGGGGAGATCTCGGATCGGGCGCGGTCCTTCGCGCTGCCTCTGTCGTTTGCCACAGTCGGGGCGATGGGCGTCTTCAGCCTCTGGACCCCCTGGCTCGAACCGCTCTATTTCGAGCGCTGGTTCAAGTTCCCGACCCTGATCTTCTCGATCATCGTTCCGGTTCTAGTGCTCGGCTGCCTCTACGTGATCGTCAACGGATTGCGCAAAGGCCATGACGCGCGGCCCTTCCTGGCGGCACTCGGCCTCTTCGTACTCGGCTATGCCGGGATCGGGATCAGCTTCTATCCCTATATCGTGCCGACATCGCTGACGATCTGGGAGGCGGCAGCACCCGACGAGAGCCTTGCCTTCCTGCTCTACGGTGCCGTCATCCTCGTGCCGATGATCCTCGGATACACGGCCTATGCCTATTGGGTCTTCCGTGGAAAGCTCAATCCGGACGAGGGCTATCACTGA
- a CDS encoding GNAT family N-acetyltransferase — protein sequence MKYDLQIRAFLPEDTTRLVAIWRSASEKGHPFLVREQLDIQATLVADHYLPLAETHVALRNGEIVGFISLLDQTIGGLFVDPNHHGTGIGRQLVEHASQLRSCLELEVYTLNERARRFYDRLGFMETGRRPNDDSGLPFELIKLVR from the coding sequence ATGAAATACGACCTGCAAATCCGGGCTTTTCTGCCCGAGGATACCACTCGCCTCGTCGCTATCTGGCGTTCGGCATCTGAGAAAGGACACCCCTTCCTCGTCCGCGAGCAACTGGACATCCAGGCGACCCTCGTGGCCGACCATTACTTGCCGCTGGCGGAGACCCATGTGGCGCTGCGGAACGGCGAGATCGTCGGCTTCATCAGCCTGCTGGATCAAACCATCGGTGGCCTGTTTGTCGATCCGAACCACCATGGAACGGGCATCGGCCGACAACTCGTGGAACATGCCTCGCAACTCCGCTCATGTTTGGAGCTGGAGGTCTATACGCTCAACGAACGCGCCCGCCGCTTCTACGACCGGCTTGGGTTCATGGAGACAGGCCGTCGTCCGAACGATGACAGCGGCTTACCCTTCGAGTTGATCAAGCTCGTCCGCTGA
- a CDS encoding transglycosylase SLT domain-containing protein, whose protein sequence is MRTALYSALGVMLMLSACAKPPSQTRNACAIFEQRDGLFNNWRRAAIAAEREYGVPVPILMATIYTESSFRHNAKPPRKMIFGFIPGKRQSTAYGYSQALDGTWERYQRETGRWGARRTDFADAIRFIGWYHRESATKVNIPLNDPYKLYLAYHSGHTGYLRGAYNKRPEALRGAKRFTDITYTYAKQLQQCPG, encoded by the coding sequence ATGCGTACCGCTCTTTACTCTGCCCTCGGCGTCATGCTGATGCTGTCGGCCTGTGCCAAGCCGCCATCCCAGACCCGCAATGCCTGCGCGATTTTCGAGCAGCGCGACGGGCTGTTCAACAACTGGCGCCGCGCAGCGATCGCCGCCGAGCGCGAATATGGCGTTCCCGTCCCTATCCTGATGGCGACGATCTATACGGAATCGAGCTTCCGCCATAACGCCAAGCCGCCGCGCAAGATGATCTTCGGCTTCATCCCCGGCAAGCGCCAGTCGACCGCCTATGGCTATTCCCAGGCCCTCGACGGCACCTGGGAACGCTATCAGCGCGAAACCGGCCGCTGGGGCGCCCGCCGCACCGACTTCGCCGACGCCATCCGCTTCATCGGCTGGTATCACCGGGAGAGCGCGACGAAGGTCAACATCCCCTTGAACGACCCCTACAAGCTCTATCTGGCATATCACTCCGGCCATACCGGCTATCTGCGCGGCGCCTACAACAAGCGCCCGGAGGCGCTGAGAGGTGCCAAGCGCTTCACCGACATCACCTATACCTATGCCAAGCAGCTACAGCAGTGCCCGGGCTGA
- a CDS encoding four-helix bundle copper-binding protein has translation MSIRAMIETHPQIEGGANDALIACIQACFDCAQTCISCADACLAEDMVDELRQCIRLNEDCADICLATGRAAIRRTGRNAQVLQGLVEACTRACAACGEECGRHAEMHDHCRICAEACRACEQACRQATTRIQ, from the coding sequence ATGTCCATTCGCGCCATGATCGAAACCCATCCGCAGATAGAAGGGGGCGCCAATGACGCGCTGATCGCCTGCATTCAGGCCTGCTTTGACTGCGCGCAGACCTGTATTTCCTGTGCCGATGCCTGCCTTGCCGAAGACATGGTGGACGAGTTGCGCCAGTGTATCCGGCTGAACGAGGACTGCGCTGATATCTGCCTTGCCACCGGGCGCGCGGCGATACGGCGTACGGGGCGGAATGCCCAGGTGCTGCAGGGGCTCGTCGAGGCCTGCACCCGTGCCTGCGCCGCCTGCGGCGAGGAATGCGGCCGCCATGCCGAGATGCATGACCATTGCCGCATCTGTGCGGAGGCCTGCCGGGCTTGCGAACAAGCCTGCCGACAAGCGACCACCCGGATACAATGA
- a CDS encoding Tim44 domain-containing protein → MRQYAKTFATLALGMMVTLVAVDFAEARRASGGFGSRGTRTFDAPAATRTAPAPAAPIERTMTPRTNANQPATNPSTAANQAARPGGLFGGLAGGLMGGLLLGGLFGMLMGTGFGGGFGILGLLLQGLLIFFLIRFAMRMFANRQATASGPGNAPGFGGFGGMARDNQSGDQARPSFQIPKLGGGGASSATSARRSGQSDELGITPKDLERFEELLQEMQRAYAAEDYGSLRRITTPEAMSYLAEELSENATKGVKNEVRDVHLVQGDVAESWAEDKMEYATVAMRYEAIDYVVDRQSGDVVEGDPNTPTESVELWTFARRPATKWQISAIQGVEQG, encoded by the coding sequence ATGCGGCAATACGCAAAAACATTCGCGACGCTTGCGCTTGGCATGATGGTCACGCTGGTGGCCGTCGATTTCGCCGAGGCGCGTCGCGCCAGCGGCGGCTTCGGCAGCCGCGGCACGCGTACTTTCGACGCCCCTGCTGCAACACGCACGGCGCCGGCACCGGCCGCGCCGATCGAGCGGACAATGACGCCGCGCACCAACGCGAACCAGCCTGCAACCAATCCGTCCACCGCCGCCAATCAGGCCGCGCGTCCGGGTGGCCTGTTCGGTGGTCTTGCCGGTGGTCTGATGGGTGGCCTGCTGCTCGGCGGCTTGTTCGGCATGCTGATGGGCACAGGCTTCGGCGGCGGCTTCGGCATCCTCGGCCTGCTCCTGCAGGGCCTCTTGATCTTCTTCCTGATCCGCTTTGCGATGCGCATGTTTGCCAATCGTCAGGCGACGGCGTCCGGTCCGGGCAATGCCCCGGGTTTCGGCGGCTTCGGCGGCATGGCGCGTGACAACCAGAGCGGTGATCAGGCTCGTCCGAGCTTCCAGATCCCGAAACTCGGTGGCGGCGGCGCATCGTCGGCGACTTCCGCTCGCCGGTCCGGTCAGTCTGACGAACTCGGCATCACGCCGAAGGATCTCGAGCGCTTCGAGGAACTGCTGCAGGAGATGCAGCGCGCCTATGCGGCCGAGGACTATGGTTCACTGCGCCGCATCACGACACCGGAAGCCATGTCCTATCTCGCCGAGGAACTGAGCGAGAATGCCACCAAGGGCGTCAAGAACGAGGTGCGCGACGTGCATCTGGTGCAGGGCGACGTGGCTGAGAGCTGGGCCGAAGACAAGATGGAATATGCGACCGTCGCGATGCGCTACGAAGCGATCGACTATGTCGTCGACCGCCAGAGCGGTGACGTGGTCGAAGGCGATCCGAACACGCCCACCGAATCCGTTGAGCTCTGGACCTTCGCGCGGCGTCCCGCCACAAAGTGGCAGATCTCGGCGATCCAGGGTGTCGAGCAAGGCTGA